Proteins found in one Pyrus communis chromosome 15, drPyrComm1.1, whole genome shotgun sequence genomic segment:
- the LOC137717459 gene encoding NADH dehydrogenase [ubiquinone] iron-sulfur protein 7, mitochondrial — MALLTRARIPLQLSAQRALSLHTTVPSLSSSAPSGSTPATYARPPPPSASPPPPGLSKAAEFVISKVDDLMNWARRGSIWPMTFGLACCAVEMMHTGAARYDLDRFGIIFRPSPRQSDCMIVAGTLTNKMAPALRKVYDQMPEPRWVISMGSCANGGGYYHYSYSVVRGCDRIVPVDIYVPGCPPTAEALLYGLLQLQKKINRRKDFLLWWTK; from the exons ATGGCTCTGCTGACCCGAGCCCGCATCCCTCTCCAGCTCTCGGCCCAGCGGGCCCTCTCTCTCCACACCACCGTCCCCTCCCTCTCGTCCTCCGCCCCCTCCGGCTCCACTCCCGCCACCTATGCCCGCCCTCCTCCCCCTTCCGCCTCCCCGCCCCCTCCTGGCCTCTCTAAGGCCGCCGAGTTCGTGATCTCGAAGGTCGACGATCTCATGAACTGGGCCCGTCGCGGCTCCATCTGGCCAATGACCTTCGGCCTCGCCTGCTGCGCCGTCGAGATGATGCACACCGGAGCCGCCCGCTACGATTTGGACCGATTCGGCATCATTTTCCGGCCCAGTCCTCGCCAGTCCGATTGCATGATCGTCGCCGGCACTCTCACCAACAAGATGGCACCTGCTCTCCGCAA GGTTTATGACCAAATGCCTGAGCCGAGATGGGTCATCTCCATGGGAAGCTGTGCAAATGGAGGTGGTTACTACCATTACTCCTATTCTGTCGTTAGGGGTTGCGACAGGATCGTCCCCGTTGATATCTATGTTCCAGGCTGCCCTCCCACCGCTGAGGCCCTACTTTACGGCCTTCTCCAGCTGCAGAAGAAAATCAACCGGCGCAAGGATTTCCTCCTTTGGTGGACCAAGTGA